In Methanooceanicella nereidis, one DNA window encodes the following:
- a CDS encoding polyprenyl synthetase family protein: MVDQVTSILKEYSVHTDNKMNEIVESRKRVGHLYDMMKYHLGWMDENFNLSRASGGKQLRSTMCLLSCEAISGDFNKALPAAAGLELIHNFSLIHDDIEDGDEKRRHRDTLWKVWGVPQAINTGDAMDVIANIAILSLEDTVKPKVLVSIMKVFNDMVIRLCEGQYLDMDFQTREEVTVDEYIEMISGKTAALIEASTGIGAMIATEDADIIDRFKTFGFKIGIAFQIQDDILGIWGDPATTGKSAKNDIRNKKKSLPVLYAMQTSAEKEELKNLYRKETLTEDDISRIYDILTAAGSLEYTQSMANRYKDEAMSRLEGLYPGSEPMKKLHEIGKFLVERDY; encoded by the coding sequence ATGGTCGATCAAGTCACTAGCATTTTAAAGGAGTACTCCGTCCATACCGATAATAAAATGAATGAGATAGTAGAGAGCCGAAAACGCGTCGGCCACCTGTATGATATGATGAAGTATCATCTCGGCTGGATGGATGAAAACTTTAATCTGTCCAGGGCCAGCGGAGGTAAGCAGCTCCGCTCCACTATGTGCCTCTTATCTTGCGAGGCTATCAGCGGTGACTTCAACAAAGCACTGCCGGCGGCTGCAGGCCTGGAACTTATCCATAATTTCTCACTCATCCATGACGACATAGAGGACGGTGACGAAAAGAGAAGGCATCGCGACACGCTCTGGAAAGTATGGGGCGTGCCCCAGGCGATAAACACCGGGGACGCGATGGATGTCATAGCGAACATCGCGATACTAAGCCTCGAGGACACGGTAAAGCCGAAGGTGCTCGTGTCGATAATGAAGGTCTTTAACGACATGGTCATCAGGCTCTGCGAAGGCCAGTACCTGGACATGGATTTCCAGACCAGGGAAGAGGTCACCGTGGACGAGTATATTGAGATGATATCCGGCAAGACAGCGGCGCTCATAGAGGCATCGACCGGGATAGGCGCAATGATCGCCACCGAAGATGCGGACATCATAGACCGCTTCAAGACATTCGGATTCAAAATCGGTATCGCATTCCAGATACAGGACGACATCCTGGGAATATGGGGAGACCCCGCGACGACCGGTAAATCGGCCAAGAATGACATCCGCAACAAGAAAAAATCGCTGCCGGTCCTGTATGCAATGCAAACCTCGGCGGAAAAGGAAGAGCTGAAAAACCTGTACAGGAAGGAAACCCTTACCGAGGATGACATATCAAGGATCTATGATATTTTAACAGCTGCAGGATCCCTTGAGTACACCCAGAGTATGGCAAACAGATACAAGGATGAGGCGATGTCCCGGCTGGAAGGCCTGTATCCGGGTAGCGAGCCCATGAAGAAGCTCCATGAGATCGGAAAATTCCTGGTCGAAAGAGACTATTAG
- the larB gene encoding nickel pincer cofactor biosynthesis protein LarB encodes MSVREVLEKLSAGEIDIETAQRLLKLDYVERIGNHTVFDMTRESRSGIPEVIYAEGKTPRKVSDIVERVVSQKGMIAVSRASEADHAEIIHRIGTEGVVHNREARMIIVDRRKDKPSNVGRIGVLTAGTSDIPIAEEAACVAEIMGCDVIRGYDVGVAGIHRVLEPLKTMISEDVACVIVVAGMEGALPSVVAGMVGVPVIGVPTSVGYGLGAGGIGALTTMLQSCAPGLVVVNIDNGFNAGATAALIARMRKSSL; translated from the coding sequence GTGAGCGTTCGTGAAGTGCTTGAAAAACTCTCTGCAGGAGAGATAGACATTGAAACAGCCCAGAGACTTTTAAAGCTTGACTATGTGGAAAGGATAGGCAACCATACAGTCTTCGACATGACTCGCGAATCAAGGTCCGGCATACCGGAGGTCATATATGCTGAGGGAAAGACCCCCCGGAAAGTGTCTGACATCGTAGAAAGAGTAGTATCCCAAAAGGGCATGATAGCGGTATCAAGAGCATCGGAGGCGGACCACGCCGAGATCATCCACAGGATAGGTACCGAAGGCGTCGTGCACAACCGGGAAGCCAGGATGATAATCGTTGACAGGCGAAAGGATAAGCCATCTAATGTCGGCAGGATAGGAGTGCTCACCGCAGGCACGTCGGACATTCCCATAGCAGAAGAAGCTGCATGCGTAGCTGAGATAATGGGCTGCGACGTGATAAGAGGATATGACGTGGGCGTGGCAGGCATTCACCGCGTGCTCGAGCCTCTGAAGACAATGATATCCGAGGATGTCGCATGCGTCATAGTCGTGGCCGGAATGGAAGGCGCTTTACCCTCGGTAGTAGCCGGAATGGTCGGAGTCCCCGTGATAGGCGTCCCCACCAGCGTAGGTTACGGGCTTGGAGCAGGAGGCATAGGTGCTTTGACCACGATGCTGCAATCATGTGCTCCCGGGCTTGTGGTGGTCAACATCGATAACGGCTTCAACGCAGGTGCCACGGCAGCCCTGATTGCCAGAATGCGGAAAAGTTCGCTATAA